Part of the Bacteroides acidifaciens genome, TGCGCCGAACTGCATCAGCATAGAGCCTACGCCACCGGCCATACCGCCGATACCTGTAATACTTGCAATCGCTGTTTTCGGGAACATATCACCTACGGTAGAGAAAATGTTAGCCGACCATGACTGGTGGGCAGCGCCACCGATACCGATAAGGATAACTGGGAACCACGGAGAGAACGTACCCAACGGTTGTGCCAGCAATACTACCAACGGGAAGAATGCGAAAATCAACATCGCCTTCATACGCGCAGCATACGGATTCATACCCGTCTTATTGATAAAGATAGTCGGAAGTTTACCACCATAAATAGACAGCATAGTCACAGCGTAAAGTGTGAAAATCAATGCCATACCCAATCCGTCGGAAGTCTTGATATCAAATTGGGTGTTCAGGTAAGACGGAGTCCAGAATAAGAAGAACCACCACACACCGTCCGTCATAAACTTACCGGCAGCAAAAGCCCATGTCTGCTTGTAAGTGAAACATTGAAGGAAGCTCATCTTCTTTTCGTCTTTCTCTTCAACAGCTACAGGGGCAGCACCTTCTTCGTATTTATCCTGCTCGATGTAATCCAATTCGGCTTTGTTGACGTGCTTACTCTTTGACGGAGCATCGTACATGAATACCCACATACCCATCCAGACGAAACCGAGTGCACCGATAACGATAAATGCCATTTCCCATCCCCATGCTTTCGCAATCAGCGGGATAGAAACCGGAGCAATCAAGGCACCGATAGAAGCACCGGCGTTGAAGATGGAAGTAGCGTAAGCGCGGTCTTTCTTAGGGAAGTATTCTGCTGTTACTTTGATAGCAGCCGGGAAGTTACCCGCTTCACCGAGAGCCAGGATACAGCGTGCGGCAAGGAAACAGTACATACTTACGGTAGCCAGTACCACCACTACGTCGCCCGTAGCCGCCATCAGTTCGGCTGCGCTATGCAGACCTACATATTGTTCGGTTACGATTCCGCAAAGTGCGTGCATACAAGCACCTGCCGACCATACACCGATTGCCCAGAGGTATCCCTTCTTCGTGCCCATCCAGTCGATAAAGCGACCGGCGAACAACATACATATTGCATATACAATAGAAAAAACGGAAGTAATCGTACCGTAGTGAACTTCGTTCCAATGAAATTCCGGCTTAATAAACTCGTCCCAGGTAAGGGAAAGCACCTGGCGGTCGAGATAGTTAACTGTAGTAGCAAAGAATAGCATAGCACAGATAGTCCATCTGTAGTTTGTCATTTTCTCGCCTGTTTTTTGAAATGCATTCATGATAATGGATTTAAATAGATTTTGATTCGTTGACAAAGGTCGGTATTTCGACTGGATTTCATTTGTAAAATTTGGTCGAATTCATGTATTATTCGTTACATTTATATGCTATTTGTTTCAAAGAGTATATTTATCGTTTCATAACACGTCTAGTCTGTAACGTTGGGGGGAGGTTGAAGTATATAAAACCCGGAAAACTTCATCCCTTCTCCCGGCGGGGGAAAGGATGAAGTTTCTCGGATTTTATATATGTAATGCAGAGCCGCGCAACGATTAGCGCATTTCTGTATATTTGAGCTTGTCCATGTCTCCGTAGTCGAGGTTTTCACCAGCCATACCCCAGATGAACATGTAGTTGCTTGTTCCGGCAGCAGCGTGGATAGACCATTCCGGTGACATGATAGCCTGTTCGTTCTGCATCCATACGATGCGTTCTTCCTGAGGTTCGCCCATGAAATGACAGATGGCGTTGTCGGCAGGCACATTGAAATAGAAGTAGGCTTCCACACGACGGCTGTGAGTATGAGCCGGCATTGTGTTCCATACGCTACCCGGTTTCAGTTCGGTCAATCCCATTTGCAGTTGGCAAGGGCCTTCTTCAAGTACATTGTTCACAATCAACTGGTTGATAACGCGGTCGTTACTTTCTTCCATCTTTCCTGCTGCGAAAGAGTTAGCTTTCAGAGAACCTTTGCGTCCGTCGATAGTAATCAACTGAGTCTTGTATTCCTTGTGGGCAGTAGCGGAGTTGATATAGAACTTGGCGGGATTACTTGAATCTTTGCTTTTGAAAGTCACCTTCTGCTTGCCTCTACCTACGTACAGAGCATCTTTGAATTTCAAAGTATATTCTTTTCCGTCAACAGTTACGATACCTTCGCCACCAATGTTGATGACACCCAGTTCGCGACGTTCCAGGAAGAATTTAGCTTTCAGCGGGTCGATAGTTTCCAGTACCAGTTCTTTAGTTGTAGGAACAGCACCACCGAAGATAAGGCGGTCGTACATAGAATAAGTAAGGTTGATTTCGTTCGGAGCCATTACTTTTTCCATCAGGAAGCTACTACGCAGGCGGTTTGTATCATACGTTTTCACGTCTTGCGGACTGCAAGCCACTTGCATCTTGTAATTCACCTGGGCAGAAGCAGACATAGCTGCGATGCCCAACATCATTGCAATTGCTAATTTTTTCATCTTTCGAATTTTTATTTGGATTATATATTATATACTACTCATTGTCAGTTACGGGTTTTCAACTTATTCCTTGTTACCGTTCAATGCATTTTTCGCATCGTTTCTAGTCATGCGGATACGGTTGTAGATTGCCATTCCGAGTGCAAGAACCACGAGGATGGCAGGACCGATAATCTTCAAACTGTAAGTCAGGTGGAAGATACCCCAGCAGAAAAGGCTGGAAGCGAAGTCGAGTGCGCCGCCTTCAAAGCCTGCGGGAATATTCACTGTCGGGTCGCCCGTAGCGGCATATACGTCTTTAGCAGCCAAAGTGAAGAATCCTGCAAGTTCAGTCACGAAATACAGACCGACGATTAATGCTACCAAGCCGATAATGAATGACTTCACTACGTTACCTTTTGTAATAGGCAGAATCATCGGGAACAAATAGAACATACCTGCCAGGGAAGCCAACGGTAAGAAACGATTGCCCGGGAGGATAACTGCAAGGAAAATGGTTACAGGAATCAAAAGCAATGAAACCACCAGCGTAGTCGGATGACCGATAACCAGTGCGGGGCTCATACCGATGCTCAGACCTGTATTGCTCTTATATTTTTTAGCGATAAGTTCGCGGGTAGCGTCAGAGATAGGTTTCAAACCTTCGATGAAAAGACTGGTGATACGGGGAATCAATTCCATTACCGCACCCATCTTGATACCCAGTCCGAGAATGCCCGGAATACTGTCTACCACTTCTTTCCAGCTTCCGCAGCCCAATGCCCCGATAGCGCAACCAATCACGATACCCAGGAACAACGGCTCGCCCATCAGACCGAATTTCTTCTTCATACCTTCCGAGTCGATATTCAGTTTGTCGAATCCCGGAATCATATCGAGCAGTTTGTTGATAACAATAGCGAACGGAACAAAACTTTGGCAGAACGGTTGAGGAATAGAGATACCGTCCATTTTATCATAGAACTTCTGGAAAGCGGGAGCGGTCATATCAGCCATTACCAGCGTAATGATGTAGCAGATGATGGCAGCGAAGAATCCCCAGTAGATATTGTCGGAAGCAAAATAAACGATGGCTCCGATAAATGCGAAGTGCCAATAGTTCCAAAGGTCGATATTGACGGTACGTGTTGTCTTGGTAACCAACATAAGGATGTTGACACCCAAGCAAACCGGGATAATGAAAGCACCGACCGAAGTATTGTAGGCTACTGCTGCCGCAGAAGGCCAACCCATGTCGAAAATACCCAGTTCCAATCCGTAGATTTCTACCATTTTACTTAGTGCAGGGCCCAGGCTGCTGGTGAGCAACGCTGTCACTACCGACAATCCGACGAAACCGACACCTACTAATAAACCGCTTTTCAGCGCTTTAGCAAATTTAATTCCGATACATACTCCTAAAATTGTGAAAATGACCGGCATCATCACTGCCGCCCCAAGACCGATAATGTACTTGAATACTTCTTCCATTCTGTTCTATTTTTTCTCTGTTTTAAATGATAAATAACTGTGTTTCCCCCAGAGGGTATTAGTTGTAAACCGTGCCAAAAGTACGACCTTTTCCGCTTTCTTCCAAAACGAAACTATTAATTTATTAGATATTGCATCAAAAATGGACATTTTTGACGTTTACGTGCACAAAATTAGTCGTTTCCGTGCACGAAAAACAAAAAATGCACCTACTTGATTAAAAAATCCAACTGGCTTTGGCGGAAAAACACTACTTTCGTACCGTGAAAGACTCGTATGTTTAATCCTTAAAATAACAAACCATGAGACGAACCCTTTTTTATAATTTTTTTATATTGGCTCTACTGGTCTCAATAGCCCTTCCGGCATTCTCCCAGCAGGTAGACAGCAAACTGCCCTGGTCTGTACGGATGACTGAATCGGAGATGATTCGCTATCCCGAATCCTGGCAACTCGACTTCCAGCCGAAGTTGAAGTGGGATTATTGCCACGGACTGGAACTGGGAGCCATGCTCGACGTTTACGATACGTATGGCGACAAGAAAATTCGCGATTATGCCATCGCGTACGCAGACACGATGGTGCACGATGACGGAACGATTACCGCTTATAAATTAACCGATTACAGTCTCGACCGCATCAACTCCGGAAAGATTCTTTTCCGTATCTATGAGCAGACGAAGAATCCTAAATATAAGAAAGCGCTCGATTTGCTTTACAGCCAGTTCGCGGGACAGCCCCGCAACGCGGACGGCGGTTTCTGGCACAAGAAAATTTATCCCCATCAGATGTGGCTGGACGGACTTTATATGGGGGCTCCTTTCTATGCGGAATATGCGTTCCGCAACAATCTTCCGCAGGACTATGCGGACGTAATCAACCAATTTATCACTTCTGCTCGTCATACATACGACCCGAAAAACGGTCTGTACCGTCACGCTGCCGACGTAAGCCGCACCGAACGCTGGGCAGACCCGGTGACCGGACAATCCAAACACAGTTGGGGACGTGCTATGGGTTGGTATGCCATGGCTTTGGTGGATGCTTTGGAGTTTATCCCGAAGCATGAGGCCGGAAGAGATTCCCTGCTTGCCATTCTGGATAACATTGCCGTTCAAGTGAAGAAACTGCAAGACCCGAAGACCGGGGGATGGTATCAAGTGCTTGACAAGAGCGGTGAGAAAGGGAATTATCTCGAATCATCCTGTTCTGCCATGTTTGTTTATTCCTTATTCAAGGCAGTTCGTTTGGGCTACATTGATAAGTCTTACCTCGATGTAGCGCTGAAAGGATACAAAGGTTTCCTTGATAACTTTATCGAAGTGGATAAAAACGGATTGGTGACCATCACCAAAGCCTGTGCCGTAGCCGGACTGGGCGGGAAGGTGTACCGTTCTGGTGATTATGAGTATTATATCAACGAAACTATCCGCAATAACGACCCCAAAGCAGTAGGACCGTTTATCATGGCAAGCTTGGAATACGAACGCTTACAAAAATAATTTCTACCGATGAAAAGGGCATTTTTTAAAGGAATGATGTTGTTGCTCCTGCTTGGTGCGGGGGGAACATCGGTCTATTCGCAACAACAGCAACGCAAAGATACGTTAGTTGTCGCACGCGACGGGACAGGAGATTATCGGATTATTCAGGAAGCAGTGGAAGCCGTCCGCGCTTTTATGGACTACACGGTGACTATTTATATCAAGAATGGCACGTACAAAGAAAAACTGGTGATTCCCTCTTGGGTGAAGAACGTGCAGTTGGTGGGCGAGAGTGCTGAAAAGACGATTATCACGTATGATGACCATGCCAATATCAACAAAATGGGAACATTCCGCACCTATACTGTCAAGGTGGAAGGCAATGACATCACTTTCAAAGACCTGACGATTGAGAATAATGCGGCTCCTTTGGGGCAGGCAGTGGCCCTTCACACCGAAGGCGACCGGCTAATGTTCGTCAATTGCCGTTTTCTCGGCAATCAGGATACTATCTATACAGGTTCGGAAGGAGCCCGTCTTTTATTTACCAACTGCTATATAGAAGGTACTACCGACTTTATTTTCGGTCCTTCTACGGCACTTTTTGAATATTGTGAGCTGCATAGCAAACGTGATTCGTATATCACCGCCGCTTCGACTCCTCAAAATGAAGAGTTCGGCTATGTCTTCAAAAACTGTAAACTGACCGCTGCTCCGGGAGTGAAGAAGGTATATCTAGGTCGCCCTTGGCGTCCGTACGCCGCTACGGTGTTTATTAATTGTGAGTTTGGCGGCCATATCCTCCCCGAAGGATGGCATAACTGGAAGAATCCGGAGAATGAAAAGACAGCCCGTTATGCGGAATTTGGAAATACAGGCGAAGGTGCAGGTACATCGGGACGTGTGGCATGGGGGAAACAGCTCACAAAAAAGGAAGCATTGAGGTACACACCGGAGAATATCTTTAAAGAAAGCAGTAACTGGTATCCTTATAAGTAGAAACATTAGCGCTTCTGATAGGTTCTACGCTACGAAATGTTTGTTTCCATTACTTGAAACTTGAGTTTCTTCAGCGTGAAACTAAAGTTTCTATTGCTTGAAACTAGAGTTTCATCAGTAGGAAACTAAAGTTTCTGACGCTTGAAACTAATAGTTTCAAAGCAGAAAACGAAGTGTTTCAAGCCTTGAAACACTTTGTTTCACGGCATTGAACACTTTGTTCCAATAAGGATGAGCAAACTTGGATACGAGAGAAATGTAGCTTCCGGTAGCTTTTGGAAATAAAGAAATAAAGAAGGTTGGGAAGCGGTGATAGGTGATAGATTGGGTGATAGGTTGAAAAACAACCTATCACCGCTTGAAATGCCGATGAATAGGGCGTTTGATGGATGTCGGTGATAGGTGAAAGATAAAAATGATTTTTTTATTATAGTGTATAGTATAAAGAAATGAAAGAAAATAGAAGTAAATTAGTACTGTTGTTGGCAGTTGCCTTTGTTCTCTGCTCTGCATTTCGCGCGGACAAACCTGTCGTAACTATCTTTATGATAGGGGATTCGACTATGGCTAACAAGAAGTTGGACGGCGGAAATCCCGAACGTGGCTGGGGAATGGTACTTCCCGGATTTTTCTCCGAAGACATAAAGATAGACAATCATGCCGCCAACGGACGCAGTTCCAAGAGTTTTATCTCCGAAGGGCGTTGGGCAAAAGTCATCTCCAAAGTGAAGAAAGGTGATTATGTCTTTCTCCAGTTCGGACATAATGATGAAAAAGCGGATTCTATCCGACACACCGAACCGGGAACTACTTTCGATGACAATCTCCGCCGTTATGTAAACGAAACCCGCGCGAAAGGTGGCATCCCCGTATTGTTCAATTCCATCGTCCGCCGTAACTTCGTCCAACCGCAAGATGCTTCCATCACTAAGGATATCCGCCGGACACCGGGGGAAAAAGAGCAACCCAAAGAAGGAACGGTCTTGTTCGATACGCATGGAGCTTATCTGGATTCTCCACGCAATGTAGCGAAAGAGCTCGGAGTCGTATTTATTGATATGAACAAAATCACTCACGACTTGGTGCAAGAGCTTGGACCGGTAGAATCGAAAAAGCTTTTTATGTTTGTCGCCCCCAATCAGATTCCCGCTTTCCCGAAAGGTCGTGAAGATAATACTCACTTGAATACCTACGGAGCGCGAACCATCGCAGGCCTGGCTGTTGATGCCATCGGCAGGGAAATTCCCGAACTGGCAAAATATATCCGTCATTACGATTATGTGGTAGCCCAAGACGGTAGCGGTGATTTCTTTACCGTGCAGGAAGCAATCAATGCCGTCCCCGACTTCCGTAAAAATATCCGTAGCACGATTCTAGTTCGTAAAGGCACTTATAAAGAAAAGATTATCATCCCTGAAAGTAAGATTAACATCTCCTTGATAGGAGAGGATGGCGCAGTATTGACTAATGACGATTTCGCCAATAAGAAAAACGTATTCGGTGAAAATATGGGAACTTCCGGCTCATCCAGTTGTTATATCTATGCCCCGGACTTCTACGCGGAAAATATCACATTCGAAAACTCATCCGGTCCCGTAGGGCAAGCTGTCGCCTGCTTTGTCTCTGCCGACCGTGCATTTTTCAAGAATTGCCGCTTCTTAGGCTTCCAGGATACCCTCTACACTTACGGCAAACAAAGCCGCCAATATTACGAAGACTGCTACATCGAAGGAACCGTTGATTTTATCTTCGGCTGGTCTACCGCTGTGTTCAATCGCTGCCATATTCACAGTAAGCGTGACGGCTATGTGACCGCCCCTTCTACCGACAAAGGAAAAAAATACGGTTATGTCTTTTACGACTGCAAGCTCACCGCAGAACCGGAAGCTACAAAAGTATATCTTTCCCGTCCTTGGCGTCCATATGCGCAAGCTGTATTTATCCGTTGTGAACTGGGAAAACATATTCTTCCCGAAGGATGGAACAACTGGGGTAAAAAGGAAAACGAGAAAACTGCCTTTTATGCCGAATATGAGAGCTGTGGCGAGGGAGCCAATCCAAAAGTGCGTGCTGCTTTCTCCCGTCAGTTGAAGAACCTGAAGGGATATGAGATAAAAACAGTCCTGGCAGGAGGTGATGATTGGAATCCGGTAGAAGATGGAAATAAGTTGTTGGATGTAAAACGTTGATTGTACCCGAAAGGATATTATTTTCTATTAGAGATATTAATATCCAAGGGTTGAGTTTTTCCACCATTATTAGCTATTATTCTTTTTGAATGTTTTAGTCTCGTTTTCTCTCATGGCTTGGATTTTCTGTTTTAAGGTCGTATCTTTTGTTTTGGTATCCACTGGATTTTAATATGAAATTCGGTGGATGCTTATAGGTAAAAGAACGATGTCTCCATTTAAAAGAATCTCCTGATTCTGTTAAATAGCTGGTAAGGATTGTGTTAAACTACTGTTATTTTCTTATATTTGTTCCTTTGTTATAGCACCATTAATTATTAAGGACATAATAATGATAAAAAAAATCTTATATCTAGCTATTTCGAGTTTACTAGTCTGGACAGCGGTACAGGCGCAGACAAACAGCTTTTTCACCCATTATTCTACAGAAGACGGATTATCACAAAATACGGTGATGAACATCTTGCAGGACCATAAAGATAATCTCTGGTTTGCTACCTGGGACGGAATCAACCGTTTCAACGGATACACATTTAAGACGTACAAGGCACGTCAGGGAAATTATATCAGCCTGACAAACAACCGGGTGGACCGCCTGTATGAAGATTGTTATGGTTTTATTTGGCTATTAACCTATGATAACCGTGTCCATCGTTTTGACCCGAAGACCGAGACTTTCGAACAGGTTCCGGCTGCCGATGAAGAGGGGAGTACCTATTATGTGGGAGCTATCAAAGTATTGTCGAATGGTATCGTTTGGTTATTGACCGAGAGTGACGGTGCTATCCGTGTCAGCACGAATCCCGAAAAAGGGCATCAACTGGATATTGATATATACTCCCGGAAGTCGGGCTTGTTTCCCGCCACTCACGTATATCAGGTCTATGAGGATAAGGCAGGCAATGACTGGCTGCTGACCGATAACGGACTGGGCATGATACCCTCCGGTGAGAAAACACCGGTTTCTTATTTTGTCGATACCAAAGGAAAGTCCGGCGGGATGAACCAGGCTTTTTATGCGGTTCAGGAGCGTGACGAGGATATTTGTTTTGCTTCGGACAAAGGAAGAGTCTGGCGTTATCAGAAAAGTAACGGTGAGTTTCATTTGCTCGAGATTCCTACCAAAGCCAATATTACCGCTATCTATGCCGAACAGGAAAAGGCAGTCATGGCGACAGATACAGACGGGTTCTTCACCTATGACATGAAAACCGGAGAGAGTGTGCACTACTCCCATGTGACTTGCAAAGACTTACCCGATAAACCGATTCTTTCCATGTATGTGGACCGTGCTTCGGAGATTTGGTTCGAACAGGAAGAACTCGGTGTGGTGGTTCATTTCAACCTTGCCACCGGAGTGGTGAAGCGGGAACAGATGAAAGTGGAATATAGCAATGCCGACCGTTCCCGTCCTGCTTTTCACATCCACGAAGATGTGAACGGATATTTGTGGGTGCATCCGTATGGCGGCGGTTTCTCTTATTTCGACCGCGAACGGAACTGCCTCGTTCCTTTTTATGATGATTTGGACAGTCATAACTGGCGTTTCTCTAATAAGATTCATATTGCTTTCTCGGACAAACAGGGTAATCTGTGGCTTTGTACCCATTCGAAGGGATTGGAAAAGGTCACTTTCCGCAATGTCCCTTTCTCCATGCTGACCCCGGTTCCTCACGAATATGAATCGTTAAGCAATGAGACGCGGGCTATCTGTGAAGATAAGCTGGGTAATCTGTGGGTAGGGCTGAAAGATGGAATCGTGCGTATTTATGATTCCAACCGTCAGTATAAAGGTTATTTGACGGAGAGCGGAACGATTGCTCTTTCCGGTGCTCCGATGCAGGGGACTGCTTACTTTATTATGCAGGATTCAAACGGCGTAATGTGGATTGCTACGAAAGGTAACGGACTGGTTTCCGCACGTCAGACTTCACAGACCGGTATGTCGTATCGGCTGACACGCTACCAGCACAATAAGGATGATATGTATAGCCTGAGCGACAATAATGTATATTGTGTGTACGAAGACCATCACGGACGCATCTGGGCGGCTACCTTTGGCGGCGGTATCAATTACATTACTCAAAATCAGGAAGGGGAGACGCTCTTCATCAATCACCGCAATAATCTGAAAGGGTATCCCATTGACTTGTGCTATCGAACCCGCTTTATCACTTCCGATAACAACGGGCGTATATGGGTGGGTACGACAACAGGGGCTATCGCGTTCGACGGGAATTTCAAGAAGCCGGAAGATATACAGTTTCATCATTTCTCGCGTGTACCTAATGATACGAACAGCTTGAGCAACAACGATGTGCACTGGATTATCCCGACTAAAAAGAAAGAACTTTACCTGGCTACTTTCGGCGGCGGACTGAATAAACTGTTGTCTATCGACAAAGACGGTCACGGAGAGTTTAAGTCTTACTCGGTGCTCGACGGGCTTTCTTCGGATGTGTTGCTCTCCATTCGCGAAGACCATAAGCAGAATCTTTGGATTAGCACGGAGAACGGCATCTGTAAGTTCATCCCTTCCGAAGAGCGTTTTGAAAATTACGACGAACGGAGTATCAGCTTCCGGGTTCGTTTCAGTGAGGCGGCTTCGGTATTGACTTCCAAAGGGAATGTGATGTTCGGCACCAGTAACGGGGTATTTATGTTCAATCCGGACTCGATACGGAAAAGCAGTTATGTGCCGCCGATTGTTTTCGGCAAATTGATGGTGAATAATGAGGACGTCACTCCGGGAAAAGCATCTATACTGAAAGTAGATTTGGATGAAACGGAAAAACTGGTGCTTTCGCATGACGAGAATATTTTCTCTCTTCAGTATGCGGCACTTGATTACACGAATCCGCAGAATATACAATATGCCTATATTCTCGATGGATTTGAGAAGCAGTGGACGTTTGCGGATAAACAGCGGAGTGTGACTTATACCAATCTACCGAAGGGCGAGTATGTATTCCGTGTCCGGTCTACCAATAGCGACGGGGCGTGGGTGGAGAACGAGCGTACGCTGGATATTGTTATTCTTCCCTCTTTCTGGGAGACTCCGGTGGCGTATGTGCTCTATGTATTGTTTATACTGATTATTATTCTTGTGGCTGTTTATATCCTGTTCACAATTTACCGGCTTAAACATGAAGTATCCATCGAACAGCAGATTTCGGATATAAAGCTGCGTTTCTTTACCAATATTTCCCATGAGCTCCGTACACCGCTTACGCTGATAGCGGGTCCCGTGGAGCAAGTGTTGAAGAATGATAAGTTGCCGGAGGATGCCCGTGAGCAGTTGGTGGTGGTAGAACGGAATACCAACCGTATGCTTCGTCTTGTCAACCAGATTCTGGACTTCCGTAAGATTCAGAACAAGAAGATGAAGATGCAGGTGCAGCGTGTGGATGTCGTTCCGTTTGTACGCAAGGTGATGGATAACTTCGAAGCCGTTGCCGAGGAACACCGGATTGATT contains:
- a CDS encoding MFS transporter produces the protein MNAFQKTGEKMTNYRWTICAMLFFATTVNYLDRQVLSLTWDEFIKPEFHWNEVHYGTITSVFSIVYAICMLFAGRFIDWMGTKKGYLWAIGVWSAGACMHALCGIVTEQYVGLHSAAELMAATGDVVVVLATVSMYCFLAARCILALGEAGNFPAAIKVTAEYFPKKDRAYATSIFNAGASIGALIAPVSIPLIAKAWGWEMAFIVIGALGFVWMGMWVFMYDAPSKSKHVNKAELDYIEQDKYEEGAAPVAVEEKDEKKMSFLQCFTYKQTWAFAAGKFMTDGVWWFFLFWTPSYLNTQFDIKTSDGLGMALIFTLYAVTMLSIYGGKLPTIFINKTGMNPYAARMKAMLIFAFFPLVVLLAQPLGTFSPWFPVILIGIGGAAHQSWSANIFSTVGDMFPKTAIASITGIGGMAGGVGSMLMQFGAGLLFVHADETHMTFMGFEGKPAGYFIMFCICAVAYLVGWIIMKALVPKYKPIVLD
- a CDS encoding pectinesterase family protein, which produces MKENRSKLVLLLAVAFVLCSAFRADKPVVTIFMIGDSTMANKKLDGGNPERGWGMVLPGFFSEDIKIDNHAANGRSSKSFISEGRWAKVISKVKKGDYVFLQFGHNDEKADSIRHTEPGTTFDDNLRRYVNETRAKGGIPVLFNSIVRRNFVQPQDASITKDIRRTPGEKEQPKEGTVLFDTHGAYLDSPRNVAKELGVVFIDMNKITHDLVQELGPVESKKLFMFVAPNQIPAFPKGREDNTHLNTYGARTIAGLAVDAIGREIPELAKYIRHYDYVVAQDGSGDFFTVQEAINAVPDFRKNIRSTILVRKGTYKEKIIIPESKINISLIGEDGAVLTNDDFANKKNVFGENMGTSGSSSCYIYAPDFYAENITFENSSGPVGQAVACFVSADRAFFKNCRFLGFQDTLYTYGKQSRQYYEDCYIEGTVDFIFGWSTAVFNRCHIHSKRDGYVTAPSTDKGKKYGYVFYDCKLTAEPEATKVYLSRPWRPYAQAVFIRCELGKHILPEGWNNWGKKENEKTAFYAEYESCGEGANPKVRAAFSRQLKNLKGYEIKTVLAGGDDWNPVEDGNKLLDVKR
- a CDS encoding pectinesterase family protein — encoded protein: MKRAFFKGMMLLLLLGAGGTSVYSQQQQRKDTLVVARDGTGDYRIIQEAVEAVRAFMDYTVTIYIKNGTYKEKLVIPSWVKNVQLVGESAEKTIITYDDHANINKMGTFRTYTVKVEGNDITFKDLTIENNAAPLGQAVALHTEGDRLMFVNCRFLGNQDTIYTGSEGARLLFTNCYIEGTTDFIFGPSTALFEYCELHSKRDSYITAASTPQNEEFGYVFKNCKLTAAPGVKKVYLGRPWRPYAATVFINCEFGGHILPEGWHNWKNPENEKTARYAEFGNTGEGAGTSGRVAWGKQLTKKEALRYTPENIFKESSNWYPYK
- the kduI gene encoding 5-dehydro-4-deoxy-D-glucuronate isomerase, whose product is MKKLAIAMMLGIAAMSASAQVNYKMQVACSPQDVKTYDTNRLRSSFLMEKVMAPNEINLTYSMYDRLIFGGAVPTTKELVLETIDPLKAKFFLERRELGVINIGGEGIVTVDGKEYTLKFKDALYVGRGKQKVTFKSKDSSNPAKFYINSATAHKEYKTQLITIDGRKGSLKANSFAAGKMEESNDRVINQLIVNNVLEEGPCQLQMGLTELKPGSVWNTMPAHTHSRRVEAYFYFNVPADNAICHFMGEPQEERIVWMQNEQAIMSPEWSIHAAAGTSNYMFIWGMAGENLDYGDMDKLKYTEMR
- a CDS encoding glycoside hydrolase family 88 protein, which produces MRRTLFYNFFILALLVSIALPAFSQQVDSKLPWSVRMTESEMIRYPESWQLDFQPKLKWDYCHGLELGAMLDVYDTYGDKKIRDYAIAYADTMVHDDGTITAYKLTDYSLDRINSGKILFRIYEQTKNPKYKKALDLLYSQFAGQPRNADGGFWHKKIYPHQMWLDGLYMGAPFYAEYAFRNNLPQDYADVINQFITSARHTYDPKNGLYRHAADVSRTERWADPVTGQSKHSWGRAMGWYAMALVDALEFIPKHEAGRDSLLAILDNIAVQVKKLQDPKTGGWYQVLDKSGEKGNYLESSCSAMFVYSLFKAVRLGYIDKSYLDVALKGYKGFLDNFIEVDKNGLVTITKACAVAGLGGKVYRSGDYEYYINETIRNNDPKAVGPFIMASLEYERLQK
- a CDS encoding PTS galactitol transporter subunit IIC; amino-acid sequence: MEEVFKYIIGLGAAVMMPVIFTILGVCIGIKFAKALKSGLLVGVGFVGLSVVTALLTSSLGPALSKMVEIYGLELGIFDMGWPSAAAVAYNTSVGAFIIPVCLGVNILMLVTKTTRTVNIDLWNYWHFAFIGAIVYFASDNIYWGFFAAIICYIITLVMADMTAPAFQKFYDKMDGISIPQPFCQSFVPFAIVINKLLDMIPGFDKLNIDSEGMKKKFGLMGEPLFLGIVIGCAIGALGCGSWKEVVDSIPGILGLGIKMGAVMELIPRITSLFIEGLKPISDATRELIAKKYKSNTGLSIGMSPALVIGHPTTLVVSLLLIPVTIFLAVILPGNRFLPLASLAGMFYLFPMILPITKGNVVKSFIIGLVALIVGLYFVTELAGFFTLAAKDVYAATGDPTVNIPAGFEGGALDFASSLFCWGIFHLTYSLKIIGPAILVVLALGMAIYNRIRMTRNDAKNALNGNKE